In the genome of Leptospira licerasiae serovar Varillal str. VAR 010, one region contains:
- a CDS encoding DedA family protein, whose protein sequence is MDLVNIPDLVNFFSRFGNEFSYLAVFSTLILCGFGLPIPEDISLVSGGVLAGLGYANEHVMFGVGMAGVLVGDGSVFLLGRVFGEKVLQIPFIAKFLTPERFSKVQEKFSKYGNWVVFMARFMPGLRMPIYLTAGTSDRISFFRFLFLDMFAAAISVPIWVYLGHYGAKNLDQLGRLVHQGQITVFVLLGIFVLGLVLYFTVKKKRSEK, encoded by the coding sequence ATGGATCTAGTCAATATCCCGGATTTAGTCAATTTTTTTTCCCGCTTTGGGAATGAGTTCTCTTACCTAGCAGTTTTCTCCACTCTGATTCTCTGCGGTTTCGGTCTTCCGATCCCGGAAGATATATCCTTGGTTTCCGGCGGAGTTTTAGCCGGTTTAGGATATGCAAATGAACATGTAATGTTCGGCGTGGGAATGGCGGGAGTTCTTGTAGGAGACGGCTCCGTATTTTTATTGGGAAGAGTTTTCGGAGAGAAGGTATTACAAATTCCTTTTATCGCAAAGTTTTTGACTCCGGAAAGATTTTCCAAAGTGCAAGAAAAGTTTTCTAAGTACGGTAACTGGGTCGTATTCATGGCAAGGTTCATGCCTGGACTTAGGATGCCTATTTATCTAACAGCAGGGACTTCAGATCGTATTTCCTTCTTTAGATTTTTATTCTTGGATATGTTCGCAGCAGCCATTTCCGTTCCGATCTGGGTTTACCTAGGACATTATGGTGCAAAAAACTTGGACCAGCTAGGCAGATTGGTCCACCAAGGGCAAATTACGGTCTTTGTATTATTAGGAATTTTTGTATTAGGCCTAGTTCTATATTTCACGGTCAAAAAGAAACGTTCCGAGAAATAA